DNA sequence from the Rattus rattus isolate New Zealand chromosome 2, Rrattus_CSIRO_v1, whole genome shotgun sequence genome:
gtgggattgcagactggtacaaccattctggaaatcagactggaggttcttcagaaaattggacattgaacgacctgtggacccagctatacctctcttgggcatatacccacaagatgccccaacatacaacaaagacacatgctccactatggtcatagcagccttatttataatagccagaagctggaaagaacccagatgcccttcaacagaggaatggatacagaaaatgtggtatatctacacaatggaatattactgagctatcaaaaacaatgactttatgaaattcataggcaagtggatggaaccggaaaatatcatcgtgagtgaggtaacccaatcacagaaaaacacacatggtatgcattcattgataagtggatattagcccaaatgcttcaattaccctagatgcacagaacacaagaaactgaagaaggatgaccaaaatgcgaatgcttcactccttctttaaaaggggaacaagaatacccttgggagggattaggggtcaaagtttaaaacagaggccgaaggacacccattcagagcctgccacacatgtggcccatacatatacagccacccaactagataagatggatgaagcgaagaagtgcatgctgacaggaaccggatgtagatctctcctgagagacacagccagaataaggcaaatatataggcaaatgccagcagcaatccactgaactgagaacgggacccccccaTTGAAGAATTCAGGGAAAagtctgaaagagcttgaagggggcttgaaaccccatatgaacaacaatgctaaacaaccagagcttccagggactaaggcattacccaacgactatacatggactgaccctggactctaactgcattggtagcaatgaatatcctagtaagagcaccagtagaaggggaaacccttggtcctgccaaggctgaacccccagtgaatgtgattgttgggggggagggcggtaatggggggaggatggggaggggaacacccatatagaaggggatctgaaggggttagggggatgttgacctggaaactggcaaagggaataacaatcgaaatgtaaataagaaatacccaagttaattaagatggaggaaaaaattgaaaattgaataaattaaaataaaaacaatacaatagtactaaacaaaaacaataacttacTTTCTACTGGCTAATATACTTTTTCTAAATGACCATACTTCATTCTCTGAACTCTTAAAGGTAGAAAGTGTCAATTCTGGTAAACACAGGAAACCTGAAGTTGAGAGAAAATAAGTAAAGACCTGAGATAAAGAAGCTGGTCAGTGTCAGAGCTAAGAGTTTGGCTCAGTTCATGACTAAGATTTGAAGAGAGTTTTGGAGCTGTGtatgggaggcagaaagagaataaaGCACTAATTTTCAATTTAAAGCACAGCAAAATGAATCTTCATAGTTTAGGTAACTGATTATTCACTGTAGCTTTCAAAGACTGCAAACTCCTCCATCAGAGTTTTTATCTGTAGATGTATATCACAAGACTTTTATGTATTTGGTGCAGGCAGCAGTCTGAGAAAGAGGGTCACTGATTGGATTTCAAGCTTCCTGTAGCTTTATTTCCTGATAAGTTTTCATTTTATCAGTATTAGCAAAGGTCAGAAAGATTTGTTCCAGGGTTACTTGTTTGACAGAATAGTCTTCTAATTTGAACAGCACTTTAGCTTCATCCAAAATCTCAAATACcttaaaaacagacaaatgaacaaaaaaggcAAAGTTATCACATAGTATCTCTAGGTGACCCTTCCCCTCTTGACCTTCCCTAACcaggacaataaaataaaaggcacaaaGCACAAGAGAAAAGGATTGAAAAGTAGGTGGGAAACAGCTATCTTGCCTGCCACATCATTCTGCTTACACATACATTTTAGACAGAAATTctacatgtagcccaggctggacccaaACTGGAGAgtcttctgtctcagtctccagAGTCCAGGGACTGTAGGTCTGCCCATCCATGCCTACCTAACCATCACCATTCTCTTGTTGAACATGGCATAATAGAATTTAGGGGTCAGAAGACTCAATTAAATTCAGGAGGTCTTGGGAAAGTAACAAAACTTCCAATTCTCTTCTAATTAGATTCTCATTCCATATGCTTAAATCCCAATGTTTTCTACTAACACATTAGATTGGCATGAATTTCACAACCACCTTTCCCCAGCAGATTTCCGTGCTTGGAATATAGTAGCCAATAGTCCCATGAAATTCCTGGAATTTGATGTTACCTAAGAAGAGAAAGATTTTTGACAAGTGAGCCAAAACTTTTTGACGAGGAGAGGATCATAGTGTTTctttgtagtagtagtagtagtagtagtagtagtagtagtagtagtaatatgataataataataatacagtttTATAGTGTTGGCTAGCTTGGAACACACTAGCCAAGATTGACctgaaacttgttatgtagcccaggctgatcttgaatttaTGGCAATCCAACTGCTAGTAAtcggaaacaatctagatgtccctcaaccaaagagtggataaagaaaatgtggtacatttatacaatgaagcattattcaactgttaaaaataattattatgaaatttgtaggcaaatggatggaattagaaaacatcatcttaaatgaggtaacccaaactcagaaagataaaaacatggTCTGTATTCACTTATATATAGACTtggccattaaataaataataattcaatTATAATTTGTAGACCCAGAAAGGTTAGGTACAGAGGAAGGGACTAggacatggatctccctgggagaaggaaatagaataaattttgtgGGTGGACTGGGTGCTGAGAGGGGGCAGAAATGGCAGGGtcaggtggagagagggagggaagagagttgTGGGAGGGGataatgggagagggagaggcattTGAAGGCTGGTACGGAAACCAATAGAAATTTCCTAAAATACATGAAGGTGGTTCTAATGAAGTCTCTAAATAGTGAGGGGGAATGAGCCCTAATTGGCCATTTCTTGTCACCAAACAAAGCTTCTATAACCAAGTGTGGGTTATATATATAGCATATTGAATTCTTGGTCAAAGGGAATTCACACAGAACTTTCCCAAGCAACTCAGGCTGTTGCTAAGACAATAGGTTGCTCTTcaaaaactgacagcaaggcccccCAGTGTTGAAGACAAATCTTACGCAACTCATAGAAATTCATAGGAAATATTAAAATGAGCTTAGTATAAGGGTTCAATAAATATGAGCAATTCAATGAGAAGTATAATTGAAAACATATAGCAGAGTAATAAACATGACTTAATAGTGATGAATCAACCACACCTAAGTTACCTGGAAAAGTTGATTTAATGAAATCTTTGaactcttttactttttcttcatcCTTAGCAATATTGATCTTTACTGTTAGAGTGTATACATGACCAAACCTCTttctgatgtgctggggggtgcCTAGGCATGTAAATTTCCCTTTAACCATGatggccagcctagaacagagggCCTCACATTCTTCCAttctgggaggaaaaagaagatgtCTTAGGAGACTCAGGGAATACATTCAAACAGATAGGGTTGGAAGTCTTAGACCTGGAAGCCTTGGCATTACAGATGGTCACCACTAAGATCATACTTGGGAAGAGGACATTTGGAAATTTAAAGCAGTATATACCCAAATTAAATCTCATTGAATTACCTAACTAGTATTGTCTCTCAGTTGATTGTATCAGTCAACTGAACTCTCACATGTAGCAGGTTCacaaaaagttggttctctgTAGCTCCTATGTTTAGGAAAGTTTACTGACTTATAGTCCTGGCTGAAATTAATTTCACCCAATACCCGTTGCAGCTTCTAGTTTCCAGCCGAGCATCTAATGGCTCTTACCTGTGGGAAGTTATGATGATAGCTTTACCAGTCTTACAAACCCATGTAACCGTGTCCCAGAGCAGATGCTGAGCTACTGGGTCCATGCCAGTAGACGGTTCGTCCAGGAAGACAATTGAAGACTTTCCCATTAGGGCGATGGCAGTGCTTAGCCTACGTTTGCTTCCGGCACTCCATAATGTGAAGAAAGAGTAGTATATGTCATTAACTCATAGAATTATTTATACATTCAGGATGCTGGAGAAGACTCAAAATtgatgatttgtgtgtgtgtgtgtgtgtgtgtgtgtgtgtgtgtgtgtgtgtgtgtgtgatctccaTGGAGTTacagagattctttttttctttttttatttatttatttatttatttattaaaaactttattataacatttaaagtgttattccctttcccggttcagacaaacatccccctccccgtTCCTTATAGGTGAgatcccccattgctgccctctcccaacagtctagttcactgggggttcagtgagacttgggcttccccttccagggtgctctactaggatattcattgctacctatgagattctTTTCTAATGCAAAAAATTATTCAAACATATAAAGGTTAACTCCACCCACGTTCCAAGTGAGATATGATGCTGTTTGCCTACTGAGAGGTAGAGTTATTTTAGTCACTGCTCCCATGGCAGAGGTTTGGGCTTTGGGCATTCATTCTAACAGTAGAAGTACAGGAGAGTTCATTTAATAGCAATGACACACTGTCTCACCTGTATGTGTAGATAATTTGGTCAGCAATGGGTTCCAGGTGCACTGAATGCAGAAAGGCTTCCACATACTCATTGATGTCTTGCTCTGGGACGCCCCACAACCTAGCATACATGATCAACGATTCCCGGCCTGTCATGTGGTTCAGCACAGATTCAGACTGAGGACAGTAACCAATTCTTGACCTAATCTGAATCCAAAAGGATAACTATGAGTAGTAGATCCATTTATAAATCTCACAGGTACAGGATGTGAAGCTGCTTAACTCATAGCGCTAAGAAAGTTTGATACCCCTACAATTCCTACTAGGAATGGTTTATTCTACTTTTAGCATTTTTATAGATGGAGCTCAGTGAATTAAAAGAAGGCATCAATATCACTAGCTGGAATTTCAACATATATGTATTGCATATTATTATGATGTGCCCCCAAATAGGCCTTTGTCTGTTACATGAAGTTGCCTATTCAAACACCTGTTTGAGTGTTTAAGAGAGAGCTAGCTATGTTAATATTTCAATTAAAGTATTTTGTTTACAGCAATAGTCAGTGAATTTCTGCCAGATCAGTTCTTTCACAGTCAGGTATTATAAGCTacctgtaaatatacatatataaactatatagaagtatatatttttatgtatttagccAAGTTAGTGTTGAAAGAATTAAGGCAACATATCACTTCATGAGTAATgtagaataaaatttatattgcGAATTTAGCCTTCTCAAATGCCtgttaaaatacttaaaattcttCGAAAGAATATAGCAGAATTAAAACTCTCCCATGCATTATTAATAATGTCCAGGTCATAATCTAAAATTATTTGGCCAAAGTTGTATGCAAATTAACCACACTTCAGTGCACACAGTAGAAATTGGGGTTCAACCACAATATTCGAATAATCAGAggcaaattttaaagaaattcttaccCCTATCCTTAAATGAGGATAATGAAAAGAGCTTGTATTTTAGATAAGTAAGAAAAcaccacagaaaataaaaccacaataaagaaacaaatggaaattcCTGAGCTAAAACTTATGTTTGGGGGTCTGGGGAGGTGGGATAATTGGTAACATGCTTTTCATCCAAAGCCTGATGACTGATGTCAGATCCTTAACACTCATAAAGAAAGCTAGACCTGGCAGTAGTGAGGGAGAGGTAGATCCTTAACACTCATAAAGAAAGCTAGACCTGGCAGTAGTGAGGGAGAGGGCTTGCTGGCCATGAAGCCTAATCAACTGGTGAACTTCAGCTTCagcaagagactctgtctcaaaaattaaggtggaaaaatgactgaggaagacactcaatgttgacctttggccttttcaaacacaaatgtgtgcatgtgtacccaCATGACTATTCATACGTatgaacatgtacatacaaataaaataatgatgtcaGGAGTAAAAAATTGATCAAGTAAAATTAACATGAAGTCGAATGTATTttgaagattaaagaataaactagtcagcatgtatatgtgtacaatcattcaaatggaaaatatataggaaaatgaagagaaacacagGACCTCTGGGGTGCCAGATCAAAGGGATGAGCATAAGAAACAAACTCATGAGGGGAGCAGGAAGAACATGCAAATGTGTACTTTTTTGAGTATCTCTGTGGCAGGAGCCATGTTGTCTCTCCTGGGAAAGGAGCATGAATGTTCTGTAAATGACTTCCTTGAGGCAAGGACCCTTGGAGTCTTTCTCCTACTTGGCAAGGGCCAGTGAGAATGATAACCAGAATGATTGCATCAGTCCTTTGAAGATGGAGCGATGATTCCTGCTTATTTCAAAGGTCAAGTAAAGACATGAATGATCGAGACCTTTAAAGAAGATCCCTTATTGGATGGTCCCAAAGTCAATAGGAATGTACGATGAAAAAAGAAGGGACTTGGCAATGCCAACTACTTCTTCTGAGGACCTAAGCACACCAAGACATTGAAGAGAGGGAAAGTTGAAAACTCAGAGAGACAGGGCCAAAAGGTCAACAGTAAAGTGTTCACTCTCAGGATAAGTTAGTTCATTCTTAGGATAAGTTAGTAAGTAAAACTAGCTATGAACTTAAAAAGTCTAAGTTAGATAGAGTCATCTTTGCCTTAGGTAAGGGTTTATACAATTAAGGACCAGTCTGAGTTCGTGGAGAAGTGTTATCAGTTTCTGCTCTTTATAGGAAAGTTGCATAGGGTAGGACCATAAGGTAAAACTAAGAGATTATGACATAAAAGACAACTTAAAATACATTGTGAGCATACTTAAATAGAAGGtgataaaacaaaatgttatatTTCTGTTAAAAGTTTGGATTCAAATTGTCTTTTACTTTGAAACTGCATGTTTGCTGCCAGCCTGTGCACCAACTAGATGTGTCTGGCTAAATAGAACGATTTTGGCTTGCAATACAATACTTATTATTATGGCTTACATTATTCAGGTGTGCTTAGTTATGACATAATCATTTGgattgtaattttatactgcttAGATTTGGGAAAAGGTTAATCACTGACCACAAGGAAATAAGGGgaacttaaaataaattttcataagtACTAGTTGAGATCCTTGGATAAACAATTACAggaaaaatctgaactgtatgcgtTTGAATGTCTTGAAATTCTGTATAAATAAAGACAGCTGGAGCTATTCCAGACCACTTGCTTGAATGACAGCAAGTGGTCAGAGTCCTCCTTTTTGCTTACTCCACATCTCTGTTCTGTGTTACTGAACTCACCAGATAAGGACTCTGGCATCTCTGAACTGAAGAATTCTAAGAAACTAATAAGGAAAATGCTAACAATTAAGAAATTTATAAAgtgcaggtgtggctgctgtgttaCGTGTGTGTCAGtaaggggcagagaggagagaggctatgtctacgttctctctctctctctctctccctccctccctccctccctccctcccccaaacttACATAAAAATAGAGCTGAAtcctttcaatcctttctgtttcttctcataaGCACTTTTTCTAATTAGGTGTATTTCAAATTCTGTGTCAGAGCAGGTTATATGTAATAGCTGTTCTCTTTGAGTCCagttggatctctttacagacaTTTTGTTTCATGGAGAGGGATAGTGTTCTTCTATTAAACTCAGCACAGCCTTGGAGTCTGTCAGCTCTGAGAAATGAGGACTTATGTTTCAGGATCCTTAGCTTCCCTCCCCTGTTCTGCAACAAATTGCCTGGCTAACTTCTCTACCAAGACATGGGGTCGTTGGCTGATAAGAGAGATACCTTTCTTGGATTTTTAGTGACACTATTGCCATCAATAAACGCAGTTCCAGAGGTGATAGTCTCTTCTCCGGTCAGCATTTTGAATGTAGTAGTTTTTCCAGCTCCGTTTAGTCCAAGCAGTCCAAAGCACTCTGACTTCCTGACTACAAGGGATATATTTTTCACAGCCTTGACAACAGGACACTTAAAATAAATctgagaaagttaaaaaaaaaaaaaggaaaactcacaATGTACTGAGACACTGGTCATGGGTCAATCACAGTCATTACCTTAGGTTCCTAAAGTTAACAAACTGACAATCCCATGAGAGCATTCTCCCTTCCAGCCCTTTGCAGAACTGCAGTGAACCAGTACAGCCTTAGAAAAATTCTAGGCAGGGAAGATGCTTAAACCCCAAGGCAGCTAGCCAGTAAGGGACATTACCTTTGTAACTTCATTAAGGACCAATGGGGTGTTCTGTAACCTGAGCAGCAGtgtaaagacttttcttttttcttttcttatgtctTCATCCTCATCTTCTTTGGTACTTTGCTTAGAGTGTACACCCTAATATTTTCAAGACAAGGAGTAGTAACACATGTGAACAATCTCCAGAGAACTGGTTTAAGCCAACAGCTTTAAGAAAGCTAACCTGTGGGTATAATCTGAAGGATAGGAGAAAATACTTGAGCAGCTTCTAAGacattttttttgtctcctgAATCCTTACATGCAAAAATATCTCTGGCTGCCTCTACTTTAGAAGAGTATGACAATTGAGGAAAGTCAGACAGAATTCTATAAAACAATTGTTATAAAAATGTTGTAAGAGCCAGGGGCGGTGAATGACTACTAGGAAACAGTGATTTTTCAGTCCAGTAGGGTATGTGCACGGACAAACACAGTGGCTGAGACAGCATATGCGGGGCCGCACAAGCTCAAGCTAGATAAAATGTCGTCTATGCTGGGAGCCATCAGTTTCTTTAAGGGTAGGAACCCTTTTAGGGTATGAACTCCAGGTAAGGCTACACATCCAGGAATATTTGGGCAGCATAAATTGGACCCAGTgggtttagaaaataaaaagaggacatgaagttgggtgggtaccGAGTAGGGGCTGGGTCTGGGAggacagagaaaagggagggaacaTGATCAAAAGGcagtgtatgaaattctcagagaataaaACCAAGTTTCTATAGCTAGAGTGAGCAGTATGTTCTTACTAGCATAAAGACAATTATTTCACTTGTAGTTAACCCAGGACAGACTTCCTAAAGGATTCAAAACTTGTACTGAACTCTAAAATACTTATACCTCAAATGAGTCACAGATCTATTTTAGTGtaatcaaataatattttttaaaagcaatagaAGTGAGAAATTGTAAATTCACATTTTTCTGACCAAATGGGTtgctttctttaaattatatttcaagtCCAGTTAGTTACTTACATGCCTGCCTTTTCTGATCTTATTGTAGAAATAAAAGAGAACGTTTCGAAAGACAAAGTTCTTCAGGCTACTGGAAACAGACTCCAGGGATAAGAGCAAGAGGAGAAAAACCAAGCCCATGGTAGCCAGTGTGATCAGAAATTTTCCAATCCCATGCTCTCCAAAGCCATACACGTTGTTCTGAATGACTGTGGACACAAGAGACACAGTCTCCTTACTTAAAACCTGGTGCAGCCCAGGTTAGGAATTCCTAGGGAgtcccacctgctcagaggagggaggatggggggaagaaTTATGGGAGGGCTGACAGTGAGGGGACTGTGAGCAgggtgtaaaatgaataagtacaataataataatgataatatcatgaattaaaaataattaaataatatttgaattaaaaacaaattggcACAGCATCTAACTAAGAAGGGGACAAATAGtaagacatacaggaaaaaaaagtgacCTCTGGTCTTTTTttggaatcattttctttttctttttctccctccatctttattaaattcggtattttttatttacatttcaattgttattcccttccccggtttccaggcaaacattcccctaatccctcccccttcccttctatacaggtgttccactcctcatcctccccccattaccaccctccccccaacaatcatgttcactgggggctcagtcttggcaggaccaagggctttcccttccactggtactcttactaggctattcattgctacctatgcagttggagcccagggtcagtccatgtatagtctttgggtagtggcttagtccctggaagctctggttggttggcattgttgttcatatggggtcttgagccccttcaagttcttccagtcctttttctgattccttcaacgggggtcccgttctcagttcagtggattgctgctggcattcgccaatgtatttgctgtattctgggtgtgtctcagaagatctacatctggttcctgtcaatctgcacttctttgcttcatccatcttatctagttgggtggctgtatatgtatgggccacatgtggggcaggctctgaatgggtgttccttctgcctctgttctaaactttgcttccctattccctgccaagggtattcttgttccccttttaaagaaggagtgaagcattcgcattttggtcatccttcttgagtttcatgtgttttatgCATCAAGCATTtcggctaatagccacttatcaatgagtgcataccatgtgtgtttttctgtgattgggttacctcactcaggatattttccagtgccctccatttgcctatgaatttcataaagtcattgtttttgatagctcagtaatattccattgtgtagatgtaccacattttctgtatccattcctctgttgaagggcatctgggttctttccagcttctggctattataaataaggctgctatgaacatagtggagcacgtgtcttttttatatgttggggcatcttttgggtatatgtccaagagaggtatagctgggtcctcacgtcgtccaatgtccaattttctgaggaccctccagactgatttccagaatggttgtaccagtctgcaatcccaccaacaatggaggagtgttcctctttctccacatcctcaccagcatttgctgtcatttgagtttttgatcttagctattctcactggtgtgaggtgaaatctcagggttgttttgatttgcatttcccttatgactaaagatgttgaacatttctttaggtgtttctcagccattcagcattcctcagctgtgaattctttgtttagctctgaaccccattttttaatagggttatttgtctccctgcggtctaacttcttgagttctttgtatattttggatataaggcctctatctgttgtaggattggtaaagatcttttcccaaactgttgtttgtcgttttgtcctgaccacagtgtcctttgccttacagaagctttgcagttttatgaaatcccatttgtcgattcttgatcttagagcataagccattggtgttttgttcaggaaattttctccagtgcccatgtgttcgagatgcttctccactttttcttctattagtttgagtgtatctggtttgatgtggaggtccttgatccacttggaaagagctggttcttttaaaaaaaagaaaacacaaatggaggcaatcctggaaatggaaaacctagaaagaggtcaggaattacagacataaacatcaccaacagaatacaagagatagaaaagagaatctctcAGGTGAAGAAGAGACCTTAGCAGAtactgacacaactgtcaaagaaaatttaaaacataaaaactcctaactcaaaacatccaggaaacccaggacacaacgaaaagaccaaatctaagaatactactcctgggcataacccagaagatgctccaacatataacaaaaacacatgctccattacattcatagcagccttatttataatagccagaagctggaaaaaacacagatgtccctcaacagagaaatggataccgaaaatgtggtacatttacgtAATGGacttctactcagctattaaaaacaatgactttaggaaattcataggcaaatggatggaactagaaaatatcctgagtgaggtaaaatcACTAAAAAACCCACACAGGgcatgcacttactgataagtggatattattcccaaagcttggattacccaagagacaacccacagaccacatgaagctcaagaagaaggatgaccaaagtgtggctgcttcagtctgtcttagaagggagaacaaaattattcacaggaggaaatatggagacaaagtttggagtagagaccaaaggaaaggccatccagagactgccacacctggtgacccagcccatatacatacagccaccaaacccagacaatgttgctgatgccaagaagtacatgctgacaggagactgatatagctgtctcctgagagcctctgcctgagtatgacaaatacagaggcgaatgctggcagcaaaccattgaactgagaatggggtcaccaatggaggagttagagaaaggattgagggaggtgaaggggtttgcaaccccataagaacaacaatactaaccaaccagagctcccaggtactaaaccaccatccagagagtacacatgggcagacccatggctccagttgcatatgtagcagaggatggtcttgttgggcattaGTGAGAGGAGAAGTCATTGGGCCTGCCAAGGTTTgataccccagtataggggaatgtcagggcagggaggtgggaaagggtggttgggtggttgggtggggaaacaccctcctagaagcagaagaaagggggatgggataaggggtttatggatgagaaaccaggaaaggggataccatttgaaatgtaaataagaaaacatccaataagaaaagaataatagaaatagagatCAGACAATTCCCAGCTCCAAGGACTGAAAAAcatgttcaacaaaatcatagaagaaaagttcctcaatctaaagaaagagatggccataaacatacaagaagcctatagaacagcaaatagattggaccaggaaagaaaatcctcttgtcatataataatca
Encoded proteins:
- the LOC116894747 gene encoding ATP-binding cassette sub-family A member 3-like, with amino-acid sequence MWSWTRVIRGQLRDAPERICITNLSEPGDMNNYILENKDCRTFCIIALSIKVERNKTVLTIFFNNEAYHSPAISLSILDNILFMTLSGRDASITAFNKPQPLPHYGSNTVPVNGLQIVQCLAFGISVVVGSFSIQTVTERISQAKHIQFLTGVCVLTYWLSALLCDLIFFFFACCVLLGIFRFCQLEAFVVHYNFLDTILIFMLYGWCVVPLTYLGSFLFNSSTAAYIKITLFNYFSTMFSIIIYTIVQFYGEDFPALIHILIKTILMALPSYNLAMSISKYFDDYEVKRLCAREFRSIYMDCSEPFIQNNVYGFGEHGIGKFLITLATMGLVFLLLLLSLESVSSSLKNFVFRNVLFYFYNKIRKGRHGVHSKQSTKEDEDEDIRKEKRKVFTLLLRLQNTPLVLNEVTKIYFKCPVVKAVKNISLVVRKSECFGLLGLNGAGKTTTFKMLTGEETITSGTAFIDGNSVTKNPRKIRSRIGYCPQSESVLNHMTGRESLIMYARLWGVPEQDINEYVEAFLHSVHLEPIADQIIYTYSAGSKRRLSTAIALMGKSSIVFLDEPSTGMDPVAQHLLWDTVTWVCKTGKAIIITSHRMEECEALCSRLAIMVKGKFTCLGTPQHIRKRFGHVYTLTVKINIAKDEEKVKEFKDFIKSTFPGNIKFQEFHGTIGYYIPSTEICWGKVFEILDEAKVLFKLEDYSVKQVTLEQIFLTFANTDKMKTYQEIKLQEA